Proteins encoded together in one Acipenser ruthenus chromosome 22, fAciRut3.2 maternal haplotype, whole genome shotgun sequence window:
- the gabrp gene encoding gamma-aminobutyric acid receptor subunit pi isoform X3 produces the protein MLVSLLTCVPLILFLMHSTCVLSGAKHPDRNDSDLSPTIQKLMKGYNRYLRPNFNEGPIEIGMSLDIASIDAISEINMDYTATIFLRQRWTDERLLFEGNKSLSLDGRLVELLWVPDTFIVDSKKSFLHDITVENRLIRIFSNGTVLYALRITATIACNMDLTKYPMDRQVCTLQLESWGYNLQDVVFYWTRGNDSVKGLDTLQLAQYSVESYYTSVSQAVYETGFYPKLVLHFALRRNILYFILETYVPSTLLVALSWVSFWISQSSVPARTCIGVTTVLTMTTLMMGARTSLPNANCFIKAIDVYLGICFSFIFGALLEYAIAHFCTVQHFTLQDVQRELRKDLEESNGTLPVISTSFAHPSKVVKRNYTQKDCVRVVTPGEVGSKAELGLGNGQFFVALKGKVQRILAFFHVENPHNIDRYSRMFFPLAFMLINVFYWIYYLFL, from the exons ATGCTTGTCTCCCTGCTGACCTGTGTCCCCCTCATTCTCTTCCTGATGCACAG cacgtGCGTGTTATCTGGAGCCAAGCATCCTGACAGGAATGACTCTGATCTCTCACCCACCATCCAGAAACTTATGAAAGGCTACAACCGTTACCTGAGGCCCAATTTCAATG AAGGTCCGATAGAGATTGGGATGAGCCTGGACATCGCGAGTATTGACGCCATCTCTGAAATCAACATG gactaCACAGCGACCATCTTCCTGAGGCAGCGGTGGACGGACGAGCGACTCCTCTTCGAGGGCAATAAGAGCCTGAGTCTGGACGGACGTTTAGTGGAGCTTCTCTGGGTACCAGACACATTCATTGTCGACTCCAAGAAGTCATTCCTGCATGACATCACTGTGGAGAACCGCCTCATCCGAATCTTCAGCAATGGCACTGTGCTCTACGCACTCAG GATAACGGCTACAATTGCCTGTAACATGGACCTGACCAAATACCCCATGGATCGGCAAGTGTGCACCCTGCAGTTGGAGAGCT GGGGCTATAATCTCCAGGATGTGGTTTTCTACTGGACACGTGGGAACGATTCAGTGAAAGGTCTAGACACACTGCAGCTCGCACAGTACTCAGTGGAGAGCTACTACACCTCTGTGTCACAAGCTGTGTATGAGACAG GTTTCTACCCCAAGCTGGTCCTCCACTTTGCACTGCGGCGTAACATCCTGTACTTCATCCTGGAGACGTACGTCCCATCTACACTGCTGGTTGCGCTGTCCTGGGTCTCCTTCTGGATCAGCCAGTCTTCTGTCCCAGCCCGCACCTGCATCG GGGTGACGACAGTCCTGACCATGACCACCCTGATGATGGGCGCTCGCACCTCCCTTCCAAACGCAAACTGCTTCATCAAGGCTATTGACGTGTACCTGGGGATCTGCTTCAGTTTCATATTTGGGGCTCTGTTGGAGTATGCCATTGCACACTTCTGCACTGTGCAGCACTTCACTCTCCAGGACGTGCAGCGG GAGCTTAGGAAAGATTTAGAGGAGTCAAATGGGACGCTTCCAGTCATCAGCACCAGTTTCGCCCATCCCAGCAAGGTGGTGAAGCGAAACTACACCCAGAAGGACTGTGTGAGAGTGGTGACTCCTGGAGAGGTGGGCTCAAAGGCAGAGCTGGGCCTGGGTAATGGGCAGTTCTTCGTGGCTCTCAAGGGGAAGGTTCAGCGAATTCTGGCTTTCTTCCATGTGGAAAATCCACACAACATTGACCGCTATTCCCGCATGTTCTTCCCCCTGGCGTTCATGTTAATCAATGTTTTCTACTGGATCTATTACCTCTTCCTCTGA
- the gabrp gene encoding gamma-aminobutyric acid receptor subunit pi isoform X2, translated as MSPGSYVRTLFVFIFLPCFFSGFAPTLLKKMLVSLLTCVPLILFLMHSTCVLSGAKHPDRNDSDLSPTIQKLMKGYNRYLRPNFNGPIEIGMSLDIASIDAISEINMDYTATIFLRQRWTDERLLFEGNKSLSLDGRLVELLWVPDTFIVDSKKSFLHDITVENRLIRIFSNGTVLYALRITATIACNMDLTKYPMDRQVCTLQLESWGYNLQDVVFYWTRGNDSVKGLDTLQLAQYSVESYYTSVSQAVYETGFYPKLVLHFALRRNILYFILETYVPSTLLVALSWVSFWISQSSVPARTCIGVTTVLTMTTLMMGARTSLPNANCFIKAIDVYLGICFSFIFGALLEYAIAHFCTVQHFTLQDVQRELRKDLEESNGTLPVISTSFAHPSKVVKRNYTQKDCVRVVTPGEVGSKAELGLGNGQFFVALKGKVQRILAFFHVENPHNIDRYSRMFFPLAFMLINVFYWIYYLFL; from the exons ATGAGTCCTGGGAGCTATGTCAGGACtctttttgtgttcattttcctGCCATGTTTCTTTTCAGGATTTGCACCCACACTGCTGAAGAAGATGCTTGTCTCCCTGCTGACCTGTGTCCCCCTCATTCTCTTCCTGATGCACAG cacgtGCGTGTTATCTGGAGCCAAGCATCCTGACAGGAATGACTCTGATCTCTCACCCACCATCCAGAAACTTATGAAAGGCTACAACCGTTACCTGAGGCCCAATTTCAATG GTCCGATAGAGATTGGGATGAGCCTGGACATCGCGAGTATTGACGCCATCTCTGAAATCAACATG gactaCACAGCGACCATCTTCCTGAGGCAGCGGTGGACGGACGAGCGACTCCTCTTCGAGGGCAATAAGAGCCTGAGTCTGGACGGACGTTTAGTGGAGCTTCTCTGGGTACCAGACACATTCATTGTCGACTCCAAGAAGTCATTCCTGCATGACATCACTGTGGAGAACCGCCTCATCCGAATCTTCAGCAATGGCACTGTGCTCTACGCACTCAG GATAACGGCTACAATTGCCTGTAACATGGACCTGACCAAATACCCCATGGATCGGCAAGTGTGCACCCTGCAGTTGGAGAGCT GGGGCTATAATCTCCAGGATGTGGTTTTCTACTGGACACGTGGGAACGATTCAGTGAAAGGTCTAGACACACTGCAGCTCGCACAGTACTCAGTGGAGAGCTACTACACCTCTGTGTCACAAGCTGTGTATGAGACAG GTTTCTACCCCAAGCTGGTCCTCCACTTTGCACTGCGGCGTAACATCCTGTACTTCATCCTGGAGACGTACGTCCCATCTACACTGCTGGTTGCGCTGTCCTGGGTCTCCTTCTGGATCAGCCAGTCTTCTGTCCCAGCCCGCACCTGCATCG GGGTGACGACAGTCCTGACCATGACCACCCTGATGATGGGCGCTCGCACCTCCCTTCCAAACGCAAACTGCTTCATCAAGGCTATTGACGTGTACCTGGGGATCTGCTTCAGTTTCATATTTGGGGCTCTGTTGGAGTATGCCATTGCACACTTCTGCACTGTGCAGCACTTCACTCTCCAGGACGTGCAGCGG GAGCTTAGGAAAGATTTAGAGGAGTCAAATGGGACGCTTCCAGTCATCAGCACCAGTTTCGCCCATCCCAGCAAGGTGGTGAAGCGAAACTACACCCAGAAGGACTGTGTGAGAGTGGTGACTCCTGGAGAGGTGGGCTCAAAGGCAGAGCTGGGCCTGGGTAATGGGCAGTTCTTCGTGGCTCTCAAGGGGAAGGTTCAGCGAATTCTGGCTTTCTTCCATGTGGAAAATCCACACAACATTGACCGCTATTCCCGCATGTTCTTCCCCCTGGCGTTCATGTTAATCAATGTTTTCTACTGGATCTATTACCTCTTCCTCTGA
- the gabrp gene encoding gamma-aminobutyric acid receptor subunit pi isoform X1 — protein MSPGSYVRTLFVFIFLPCFFSGFAPTLLKKMLVSLLTCVPLILFLMHSTCVLSGAKHPDRNDSDLSPTIQKLMKGYNRYLRPNFNEGPIEIGMSLDIASIDAISEINMDYTATIFLRQRWTDERLLFEGNKSLSLDGRLVELLWVPDTFIVDSKKSFLHDITVENRLIRIFSNGTVLYALRITATIACNMDLTKYPMDRQVCTLQLESWGYNLQDVVFYWTRGNDSVKGLDTLQLAQYSVESYYTSVSQAVYETGFYPKLVLHFALRRNILYFILETYVPSTLLVALSWVSFWISQSSVPARTCIGVTTVLTMTTLMMGARTSLPNANCFIKAIDVYLGICFSFIFGALLEYAIAHFCTVQHFTLQDVQRELRKDLEESNGTLPVISTSFAHPSKVVKRNYTQKDCVRVVTPGEVGSKAELGLGNGQFFVALKGKVQRILAFFHVENPHNIDRYSRMFFPLAFMLINVFYWIYYLFL, from the exons ATGAGTCCTGGGAGCTATGTCAGGACtctttttgtgttcattttcctGCCATGTTTCTTTTCAGGATTTGCACCCACACTGCTGAAGAAGATGCTTGTCTCCCTGCTGACCTGTGTCCCCCTCATTCTCTTCCTGATGCACAG cacgtGCGTGTTATCTGGAGCCAAGCATCCTGACAGGAATGACTCTGATCTCTCACCCACCATCCAGAAACTTATGAAAGGCTACAACCGTTACCTGAGGCCCAATTTCAATG AAGGTCCGATAGAGATTGGGATGAGCCTGGACATCGCGAGTATTGACGCCATCTCTGAAATCAACATG gactaCACAGCGACCATCTTCCTGAGGCAGCGGTGGACGGACGAGCGACTCCTCTTCGAGGGCAATAAGAGCCTGAGTCTGGACGGACGTTTAGTGGAGCTTCTCTGGGTACCAGACACATTCATTGTCGACTCCAAGAAGTCATTCCTGCATGACATCACTGTGGAGAACCGCCTCATCCGAATCTTCAGCAATGGCACTGTGCTCTACGCACTCAG GATAACGGCTACAATTGCCTGTAACATGGACCTGACCAAATACCCCATGGATCGGCAAGTGTGCACCCTGCAGTTGGAGAGCT GGGGCTATAATCTCCAGGATGTGGTTTTCTACTGGACACGTGGGAACGATTCAGTGAAAGGTCTAGACACACTGCAGCTCGCACAGTACTCAGTGGAGAGCTACTACACCTCTGTGTCACAAGCTGTGTATGAGACAG GTTTCTACCCCAAGCTGGTCCTCCACTTTGCACTGCGGCGTAACATCCTGTACTTCATCCTGGAGACGTACGTCCCATCTACACTGCTGGTTGCGCTGTCCTGGGTCTCCTTCTGGATCAGCCAGTCTTCTGTCCCAGCCCGCACCTGCATCG GGGTGACGACAGTCCTGACCATGACCACCCTGATGATGGGCGCTCGCACCTCCCTTCCAAACGCAAACTGCTTCATCAAGGCTATTGACGTGTACCTGGGGATCTGCTTCAGTTTCATATTTGGGGCTCTGTTGGAGTATGCCATTGCACACTTCTGCACTGTGCAGCACTTCACTCTCCAGGACGTGCAGCGG GAGCTTAGGAAAGATTTAGAGGAGTCAAATGGGACGCTTCCAGTCATCAGCACCAGTTTCGCCCATCCCAGCAAGGTGGTGAAGCGAAACTACACCCAGAAGGACTGTGTGAGAGTGGTGACTCCTGGAGAGGTGGGCTCAAAGGCAGAGCTGGGCCTGGGTAATGGGCAGTTCTTCGTGGCTCTCAAGGGGAAGGTTCAGCGAATTCTGGCTTTCTTCCATGTGGAAAATCCACACAACATTGACCGCTATTCCCGCATGTTCTTCCCCCTGGCGTTCATGTTAATCAATGTTTTCTACTGGATCTATTACCTCTTCCTCTGA